In Ptychodera flava strain L36383 chromosome 17, AS_Pfla_20210202, whole genome shotgun sequence, one genomic interval encodes:
- the LOC139115228 gene encoding tyrosyl-DNA phosphodiesterase 2-like, with product MATAAVSECINSEQRTLCEEFAAVTGTDTSLAEYYLREKAWQLEAAVNSYFDGSDPSEGSNHGNTGDDDLDRASMSPSGSGSSRSSSPDMVVTYESGVAVDYALVGNGCSSTEVETPEMDPTMLKLLTWNVDGLDERNITERTKAVCSTIKSHLPDIIYLQEVIPETFAYIETMCSPTYIAIPGNSQGYFTSVLLKKSRVTLLDHSIQRFPASQMMRNLLTVKAKFSNINLVLMTSHLESTKEHAAERKRQFSKVLKEMSEANARSTVIFGGDTNLRDKEITDTGGLPEGINDVWQMCGSPTDAVYTWDLSTNDNLDWRFKNKPRCRFDRLFLRQGCDPPNLTPLTFKLIGTERLASCKRFPSDHWGIICDFKVQ from the exons ATGGCTACAGCGGCCGTCAGTGAATGCATTAATTCCGAGCAAAGAACATTGTGCGAAGAATTTGCGGCAGTAACTGGAACAGACACCAGCCTGGCGGAATACTATCTCCGTGAAAAGGCCTGGCAACTCGAG GCTGCTGTGAACTCCTACTTTGATGGTAGTGACCCGTCAGAGGGAAGTAACCACGGAAACACTGGTGATGATGACTTGGATAGAGCATCAATGTCACCTTCAGGGTCAGGTTCATCGAGGAGCAGTTCTCCAGATATGGTTGTCACCTATGA ATCAGGAGTAGCAGTTGACTATGCCCTTGTTGGCAATGGATGTTCCAGCACGGAAGTTGAAACACCGGAGATGGATCCCACAATGTTGAAGTTATTGACATGGAATGTTGATGGTCTGGATGAGAGAAACATCACAGAGAGAACAAAAGCAGTCTGTTCTACCATTAAAAG tcatttaccAGACATCATTTATCTCCAAGAAGTCATCCCTGAGACCTTTGCTTACATAGAGACCATGTGCTCACCGACGTACATCGCTATTCCTGGAAACTCGCAGGGTTATTTCACATCAGTCTTACTCAAGAAAAGTAGAGTTACCTTGTTAGACCATAGCATACAAAGATTTCCAGCGAGTCAGATGATGAGAAATCTTTTAACAGTCAAG GCAAAGTTTTCAAACATAAATCTGGTGCTAATGACGTCCCACCTGGAAAGCACAAAAGAACATGCTGCTGAGAGGAAGCGTCAGTTCAGCAAAGTTTTGAAGGAGATGTCAGAAGCCAATGCAAGGAGTACAGTGATCTTTGGTGGTGACACAAACCTCAGAGATAAGGAG ATTACTGACACTGGTGGACTGCCTGAAGGTATCAATGATGTTTGGCAGATGTGTGGAAGCCCCACAGATGCCGTGTACACCTGGGATCTCTCCACCAATGATAACTTAGACTGGAGGTTCAAAAACAAACCCAGGTGTCGTTTTGACAGGCTTTTCCTCAGACAAGGCTGCGATCCTCCGAACCTCACTCCACTAACGTTCAAGTTGATTGGTACAGAGAGACTTGCGTCATGTAAACGTTTTCCAAGCGATCACTGGGGGATCATTTGTGATTTCAAAGTGCAATAG